A part of Eriocheir sinensis breed Jianghai 21 chromosome 51, ASM2467909v1, whole genome shotgun sequence genomic DNA contains:
- the LOC126982527 gene encoding protein starmaker-like isoform X5, translated as MKTKVVNEMFPKARSKDIRRAVLGTCVVLAADGGASGGARPRKVTITLCRRRGCWRALSSRGVAVFAFPEASGPTSLTAPLDLEYLFRCSGKPDAEATQVKICVAYRRGATRKARVSLEEFLEALLDGGRPGSFFLYIYDDKVGLQLASQQFQGLPTTWPLEQKPGKGKMAMHTDGNTDAAYNEWKLYLEKVFAVEDDEENTDNDEDTHNEQKVYLEKVFAVEDDEENTDNDEDTHNEQKVYLEKVFAVEDDEENTDNDEENTDNDEDTYNEWKVYLEKVFAVEDDEENTDNDEDTYNEWKVYLEKVFAVEDHEEHTDNDEDTYNEWKDYLEKVFSVEDDVGDTDNDDGTHSEGKGLPNKLSAVEEDDFDEAAHEVRDACDVAAGEEEQVSDVPAAEEEPACDVPAAEEEQASDVAAAEQVQASDVPAAEQVQASDVPAAEQVQASDVPAAEEEQASDVAAAEQMQASDVPAAEEEQACDVAATEEEQAPDVAATQEEAPQHAEASRGGTSATDREVSPQGQAPAPVTVPAAPATASLAYRSLTVPQRFISRLAGPSDRQLEDLRRSHGVSIVRVRRTLHIKGERDAVLRCHRHMRDEIAEWRRREAAEAE; from the exons ATGAAGACAAAAGTAGTGAACGAGATGTTCCCTAAAGCCCGCAGCAAAGACATCCGACGCGCCGTGCTCGGCACCTGCGTCGTGCTGGCCGCCGACGGCGGCGCCAGCGGTGGGGCGCGGCCCCGCAAGGTGACCATCACCCTTTGCCGGCGTCGGGGGTGCTGGCGAGCCCTCAGCTCGCGGGGGGTGGCCGTCTTCGCCTTCCCGGAGGCGTCTGGCCCCACCTCCCTCACTGCCccgctggacctggagtacctcttcaggtgcagcgggaaaccagacgccgaagccacgcaggtcaagatctgtgtggcgtaccgccgcggtgcaactcgcaaggcccgcgttagcctcgaagagttcctggaggcGCTGCTGGATGGAGGCCGACCTGGCAGCTTCTTCCTGTACATCTACGATGACAAGGTCGGTCTTCAGCTGGCCAGTCAGCAATTCCAGGGCCTTCCCACAACATGGCCACTGGAACAGAAGCCCGGCAAGGGAAAGATGGCCATGCATACTGATGGAAACACTGACGCCGCCTACAACGAATGGAAGCTTTACctggaaaaggtgtttgcggtggaagacgatgaagagaacaCCGACAACGATGAAGACACCCACAACGAACAGAAAGTTTACctggaaaaggtgtttgcggtggaagacgatgaagagaacaCCGACAACGATGAAGACACCCACAACGAACAGAAAGTTTACctggaaaaggtgtttgcggtggaagacgatgaagagaacaCCGACAACGATGAAGAGAACACCGACAacgatgaagacacctacaacgaatggaaagtttacctggaaaaggtgtttgcggtggaagacgatgaagagaacaccgacaacgatgaagacacctacaacgaatggaaagtttacctggaaaaggtgtttgcggtggaagatcaTGAAGAACACACCgacaatgatgaagacacctacaacgaatggaaggATTATCTAGAGAAGGTGTTTTCGGTGGAAGATGACGTAGGAGACACCGACAATGACGATGGCACCCACAGTGAAGGGAAAGGTCTCCCGAATAAGCTGTCTGCAGTGGAAGAAGATGACTTTGACGAAGCGGCGCACGAGGTTAGGGATGCCTGTGATGTCGCTGCCGGAGAAGAAGAGCAAgtctctgatgttcctgccgcagaagaggagccAGCCtgtgatgttcctgccgcagaagaggagcaaGCTTCTGATGTTGCTGCCGCAGAACAGGtgcaagcctctgatgttcctgccgcagaacag GtgcaagcctctgatgttcctgccgcagaacaggtgcaagcctctgatgttcctgccgcagaagaggagcaaGCCTCTGATGTTGCTGCCGCAGAACAGAtgcaagcctctgatgttcctgccgcagaagaggagcaaGCCTGTGATGTCGCTGCAACAGAAGAGGAGCAAGCCCCTGATGTCGCTGCGACACAAGAGGAGGCACCCCAGCACGCAGAAGCCTCTCGGGGCGGTACAAGTGCCACAGACAGGGAGGTTTCCCCTCAGGGCCAGGCCCCAGCACCAGTGaccgtccctgccgcccccgccacAGCGTCCCTCGCCTACCGCAGCCTCACCGTGCCTCAGAGATTCATCTCCCGCCTCGCAGGACCCAGTGACCGCCAGCTGGAGGACCTGCGGCGGAGCCACGGCGTCAGCATCGTGCGGGTCAGGCGAACCCTGCACATCAAGGGCGAGAGGGACGCCGTCCTGCGGTGCCACCGCCACATGCGAGAcgagatcgccgagtggcggaggcgCGAGGCCGCTGAGGCTGAGTAA
- the LOC126982527 gene encoding protein starmaker-like isoform X2, with translation MKTKVVNEMFPKARSKDIRRAVLGTCVVLAADGGASGGARPRKVTITLCRRRGCWRALSSRGVAVFAFPEASGPTSLTAPLDLEYLFRCSGKPDAEATQVKICVAYRRGATRKARVSLEEFLEALLDGGRPGSFFLYIYDDKVGLQLASQQFQGLPTTWPLEQKPGKGKMAMHTDGNTDAAYNEWKLYLEKVFAVEDDEENTDNDEDTHNEQKVYLEKVFAVEDDEENTDNDEDTHNEQKVYLEKVFAVEDDEENTDNDEENTDNDEDTYNEWKVYLEKVFAVEDDEENTDNDEDTYNEWKVYLEKVFAVEDHEEHTDNDEDTYNEWKDYLEKVFSVEDDVGDTDNDDGTHSEGKGLPNKLSAVEEDDFDEAAHEVRDACDVAAGEEEQVSDVPAAEEEPACDVPAAEEEQASDVAAAEQVQASDVPAAEQEQASDVAAAEQVQASDVPAAEQVQASDVPAAEEEQASDVAAAEQMQASDVPAAEEEQACDVAATEEEQAPDVAATQEEAPQHAEASRGGTSATDREVSPQGQAPAPVTVPAAPATASLAYRSLTVPQRFISRLAGPSDRQLEDLRRSHGVSIVRVRRTLHIKGERDAVLRCHRHMRDEIAEWRRREAAEAE, from the exons ATGAAGACAAAAGTAGTGAACGAGATGTTCCCTAAAGCCCGCAGCAAAGACATCCGACGCGCCGTGCTCGGCACCTGCGTCGTGCTGGCCGCCGACGGCGGCGCCAGCGGTGGGGCGCGGCCCCGCAAGGTGACCATCACCCTTTGCCGGCGTCGGGGGTGCTGGCGAGCCCTCAGCTCGCGGGGGGTGGCCGTCTTCGCCTTCCCGGAGGCGTCTGGCCCCACCTCCCTCACTGCCccgctggacctggagtacctcttcaggtgcagcgggaaaccagacgccgaagccacgcaggtcaagatctgtgtggcgtaccgccgcggtgcaactcgcaaggcccgcgttagcctcgaagagttcctggaggcGCTGCTGGATGGAGGCCGACCTGGCAGCTTCTTCCTGTACATCTACGATGACAAGGTCGGTCTTCAGCTGGCCAGTCAGCAATTCCAGGGCCTTCCCACAACATGGCCACTGGAACAGAAGCCCGGCAAGGGAAAGATGGCCATGCATACTGATGGAAACACTGACGCCGCCTACAACGAATGGAAGCTTTACctggaaaaggtgtttgcggtggaagacgatgaagagaacaCCGACAACGATGAAGACACCCACAACGAACAGAAAGTTTACctggaaaaggtgtttgcggtggaagacgatgaagagaacaCCGACAACGATGAAGACACCCACAACGAACAGAAAGTTTACctggaaaaggtgtttgcggtggaagacgatgaagagaacaCCGACAACGATGAAGAGAACACCGACAacgatgaagacacctacaacgaatggaaagtttacctggaaaaggtgtttgcggtggaagacgatgaagagaacaccgacaacgatgaagacacctacaacgaatggaaagtttacctggaaaaggtgtttgcggtggaagatcaTGAAGAACACACCgacaatgatgaagacacctacaacgaatggaaggATTATCTAGAGAAGGTGTTTTCGGTGGAAGATGACGTAGGAGACACCGACAATGACGATGGCACCCACAGTGAAGGGAAAGGTCTCCCGAATAAGCTGTCTGCAGTGGAAGAAGATGACTTTGACGAAGCGGCGCACGAGGTTAGGGATGCCTGTGATGTCGCTGCCGGAGAAGAAGAGCAAgtctctgatgttcctgccgcagaagaggagccAGCCtgtgatgttcctgccgcagaagaggagcaaGCTTCTGATGTTGCTGCCGCAGAACAGGtgcaagcctctgatgttcctgccgcagaacag gagcaaGCTTCTGATGTTGCTGCCGCAGAACAGGtgcaagcctctgatgttcctgccgcagaacaggtgcaagcctctgatgttcctgccgcagaagaggagcaaGCCTCTGATGTTGCTGCCGCAGAACAGAtgcaagcctctgatgttcctgccgcagaagaggagcaaGCCTGTGATGTCGCTGCAACAGAAGAGGAGCAAGCCCCTGATGTCGCTGCGACACAAGAGGAGGCACCCCAGCACGCAGAAGCCTCTCGGGGCGGTACAAGTGCCACAGACAGGGAGGTTTCCCCTCAGGGCCAGGCCCCAGCACCAGTGaccgtccctgccgcccccgccacAGCGTCCCTCGCCTACCGCAGCCTCACCGTGCCTCAGAGATTCATCTCCCGCCTCGCAGGACCCAGTGACCGCCAGCTGGAGGACCTGCGGCGGAGCCACGGCGTCAGCATCGTGCGGGTCAGGCGAACCCTGCACATCAAGGGCGAGAGGGACGCCGTCCTGCGGTGCCACCGCCACATGCGAGAcgagatcgccgagtggcggaggcgCGAGGCCGCTGAGGCTGAGTAA
- the LOC126982527 gene encoding protein starmaker-like isoform X8 encodes MKTKVVNEMFPKARSKDIRRAVLGTCVVLAADGGASGGARPRKVTITLCRRRGCWRALSSRGVAVFAFPEASGPTSLTAPLDLEYLFRCSGKPDAEATQVKICVAYRRGATRKARVSLEEFLEALLDGGRPGSFFLYIYDDKVGLQLASQQFQGLPTTWPLEQKPGKGKMAMHTDGNTDAAYNEWKLYLEKVFAVEDDEENTDNDEDTHNEQKVYLEKVFAVEDDEENTDNDEDTHNEQKVYLEKVFAVEDDEENTDNDEENTDNDEDTYNEWKVYLEKVFAVEDDEENTDNDEDTYNEWKVYLEKVFAVEDHEEHTDNDEDTYNEWKDYLEKVFSVEDDVGDTDNDDGTHSEGKGLPNKLSAVEEDDFDEAAHEVRDACDVAAGEEEQVSDVPAAEEEPACDVPAAEEEQASDVAAAEQVQASDVPAAEQVEASDVPAAEEEQASDVAAAEQVQASDVPAAEQEQACDVAATEEEQAPDVAATQEEAPQHAEASRGGTSATDREVSPQGQAPAPVTVPAAPATASLAYRSLTVPQRFISRLAGPSDRQLEDLRRSHGVSIVRVRRTLHIKGERDAVLRCHRHMRDEIAEWRRREAAEAE; translated from the exons ATGAAGACAAAAGTAGTGAACGAGATGTTCCCTAAAGCCCGCAGCAAAGACATCCGACGCGCCGTGCTCGGCACCTGCGTCGTGCTGGCCGCCGACGGCGGCGCCAGCGGTGGGGCGCGGCCCCGCAAGGTGACCATCACCCTTTGCCGGCGTCGGGGGTGCTGGCGAGCCCTCAGCTCGCGGGGGGTGGCCGTCTTCGCCTTCCCGGAGGCGTCTGGCCCCACCTCCCTCACTGCCccgctggacctggagtacctcttcaggtgcagcgggaaaccagacgccgaagccacgcaggtcaagatctgtgtggcgtaccgccgcggtgcaactcgcaaggcccgcgttagcctcgaagagttcctggaggcGCTGCTGGATGGAGGCCGACCTGGCAGCTTCTTCCTGTACATCTACGATGACAAGGTCGGTCTTCAGCTGGCCAGTCAGCAATTCCAGGGCCTTCCCACAACATGGCCACTGGAACAGAAGCCCGGCAAGGGAAAGATGGCCATGCATACTGATGGAAACACTGACGCCGCCTACAACGAATGGAAGCTTTACctggaaaaggtgtttgcggtggaagacgatgaagagaacaCCGACAACGATGAAGACACCCACAACGAACAGAAAGTTTACctggaaaaggtgtttgcggtggaagacgatgaagagaacaCCGACAACGATGAAGACACCCACAACGAACAGAAAGTTTACctggaaaaggtgtttgcggtggaagacgatgaagagaacaCCGACAACGATGAAGAGAACACCGACAacgatgaagacacctacaacgaatggaaagtttacctggaaaaggtgtttgcggtggaagacgatgaagagaacaccgacaacgatgaagacacctacaacgaatggaaagtttacctggaaaaggtgtttgcggtggaagatcaTGAAGAACACACCgacaatgatgaagacacctacaacgaatggaaggATTATCTAGAGAAGGTGTTTTCGGTGGAAGATGACGTAGGAGACACCGACAATGACGATGGCACCCACAGTGAAGGGAAAGGTCTCCCGAATAAGCTGTCTGCAGTGGAAGAAGATGACTTTGACGAAGCGGCGCACGAGGTTAGGGATGCCTGTGATGTCGCTGCCGGAGAAGAAGAGCAAgtctctgatgttcctgccgcagaagaggagccAGCCtgtgatgttcctgccgcagaagaggagcaaGCTTCTGATGTTGCTGCCGCAGAACAGGtgcaagcctctgatgttcctgccgcagaacaggtggaagcctctgatgttcctgccgcagaagaggagcaaGCTTCTGATGTTGCTGCCGCAGAACAGGtgcaagcctctgatgttcctgccgcagaacag gagcaaGCCTGTGATGTCGCTGCAACAGAAGAGGAGCAAGCCCCTGATGTCGCTGCGACACAAGAGGAGGCACCCCAGCACGCAGAAGCCTCTCGGGGCGGTACAAGTGCCACAGACAGGGAGGTTTCCCCTCAGGGCCAGGCCCCAGCACCAGTGaccgtccctgccgcccccgccacAGCGTCCCTCGCCTACCGCAGCCTCACCGTGCCTCAGAGATTCATCTCCCGCCTCGCAGGACCCAGTGACCGCCAGCTGGAGGACCTGCGGCGGAGCCACGGCGTCAGCATCGTGCGGGTCAGGCGAACCCTGCACATCAAGGGCGAGAGGGACGCCGTCCTGCGGTGCCACCGCCACATGCGAGAcgagatcgccgagtggcggaggcgCGAGGCCGCTGAGGCTGAGTAA
- the LOC126982527 gene encoding clumping factor A-like isoform X15: MKTKVVNEMFPKARSKDIRRAVLGTCVVLAADGGASGGARPRKVTITLCRRRGCWRALSSRGVAVFAFPEASGPTSLTAPLDLEYLFRCSGKPDAEATQVKICVAYRRGATRKARVSLEEFLEALLDGGRPGSFFLYIYDDKVGLQLASQQFQGLPTTWPLEQKPGKGKMAMHTDGNTDAAYNEWKLYLEKVFAVEDDEENTDNDEDTHNEQKVYLEKVFAVEDDEENTDNDEDTHNEQKVYLEKVFAVEDDEENTDNDEENTDNDEDTYNEWKVYLEKVFAVEDDEENTDNDEDTYNEWKVYLEKVFAVEDHEEHTDNDEDTYNEWKDYLEKVFSVEDDVGDTDNDDGTHSEGKGLPNKLSAVEEDDFDEAAHEVRDACDVAAGEEEQVSDVPAAEEEPACDVPAAEEEQASDVAAAEQVQASDVPAAEQEQACDVAATEEEQAPDVAATQEEAPQHAEASRGGTSATDREVSPQGQAPAPVTVPAAPATASLAYRSLTVPQRFISRLAGPSDRQLEDLRRSHGVSIVRVRRTLHIKGERDAVLRCHRHMRDEIAEWRRREAAEAE, encoded by the exons ATGAAGACAAAAGTAGTGAACGAGATGTTCCCTAAAGCCCGCAGCAAAGACATCCGACGCGCCGTGCTCGGCACCTGCGTCGTGCTGGCCGCCGACGGCGGCGCCAGCGGTGGGGCGCGGCCCCGCAAGGTGACCATCACCCTTTGCCGGCGTCGGGGGTGCTGGCGAGCCCTCAGCTCGCGGGGGGTGGCCGTCTTCGCCTTCCCGGAGGCGTCTGGCCCCACCTCCCTCACTGCCccgctggacctggagtacctcttcaggtgcagcgggaaaccagacgccgaagccacgcaggtcaagatctgtgtggcgtaccgccgcggtgcaactcgcaaggcccgcgttagcctcgaagagttcctggaggcGCTGCTGGATGGAGGCCGACCTGGCAGCTTCTTCCTGTACATCTACGATGACAAGGTCGGTCTTCAGCTGGCCAGTCAGCAATTCCAGGGCCTTCCCACAACATGGCCACTGGAACAGAAGCCCGGCAAGGGAAAGATGGCCATGCATACTGATGGAAACACTGACGCCGCCTACAACGAATGGAAGCTTTACctggaaaaggtgtttgcggtggaagacgatgaagagaacaCCGACAACGATGAAGACACCCACAACGAACAGAAAGTTTACctggaaaaggtgtttgcggtggaagacgatgaagagaacaCCGACAACGATGAAGACACCCACAACGAACAGAAAGTTTACctggaaaaggtgtttgcggtggaagacgatgaagagaacaCCGACAACGATGAAGAGAACACCGACAacgatgaagacacctacaacgaatggaaagtttacctggaaaaggtgtttgcggtggaagacgatgaagagaacaccgacaacgatgaagacacctacaacgaatggaaagtttacctggaaaaggtgtttgcggtggaagatcaTGAAGAACACACCgacaatgatgaagacacctacaacgaatggaaggATTATCTAGAGAAGGTGTTTTCGGTGGAAGATGACGTAGGAGACACCGACAATGACGATGGCACCCACAGTGAAGGGAAAGGTCTCCCGAATAAGCTGTCTGCAGTGGAAGAAGATGACTTTGACGAAGCGGCGCACGAGGTTAGGGATGCCTGTGATGTCGCTGCCGGAGAAGAAGAGCAAgtctctgatgttcctgccgcagaagaggagccAGCCtgtgatgttcctgccgcagaagaggagcaaGCTTCTGATGTTGCTGCCGCAGAACAGGtgcaagcctctgatgttcctgccgcagaacag gagcaaGCCTGTGATGTCGCTGCAACAGAAGAGGAGCAAGCCCCTGATGTCGCTGCGACACAAGAGGAGGCACCCCAGCACGCAGAAGCCTCTCGGGGCGGTACAAGTGCCACAGACAGGGAGGTTTCCCCTCAGGGCCAGGCCCCAGCACCAGTGaccgtccctgccgcccccgccacAGCGTCCCTCGCCTACCGCAGCCTCACCGTGCCTCAGAGATTCATCTCCCGCCTCGCAGGACCCAGTGACCGCCAGCTGGAGGACCTGCGGCGGAGCCACGGCGTCAGCATCGTGCGGGTCAGGCGAACCCTGCACATCAAGGGCGAGAGGGACGCCGTCCTGCGGTGCCACCGCCACATGCGAGAcgagatcgccgagtggcggaggcgCGAGGCCGCTGAGGCTGAGTAA
- the LOC126982527 gene encoding protein starmaker-like isoform X3, with the protein MKTKVVNEMFPKARSKDIRRAVLGTCVVLAADGGASGGARPRKVTITLCRRRGCWRALSSRGVAVFAFPEASGPTSLTAPLDLEYLFRCSGKPDAEATQVKICVAYRRGATRKARVSLEEFLEALLDGGRPGSFFLYIYDDKVGLQLASQQFQGLPTTWPLEQKPGKGKMAMHTDGNTDAAYNEWKLYLEKVFAVEDDEENTDNDEDTHNEQKVYLEKVFAVEDDEENTDNDEDTHNEQKVYLEKVFAVEDDEENTDNDEENTDNDEDTYNEWKVYLEKVFAVEDDEENTDNDEDTYNEWKVYLEKVFAVEDHEEHTDNDEDTYNEWKDYLEKVFSVEDDVGDTDNDDGTHSEGKGLPNKLSAVEEDDFDEAAHEVRDACDVAAGEEEQVSDVPAAEEEPACDVPAAEEEQASDVAAAEQVEASDVPAAEEEQASDVAAAEQVQASDVPAAEQVQASDVPAAEEEQASDVAAAEQMQASDVPAAEEEQACDVAATEEEQAPDVAATQEEAPQHAEASRGGTSATDREVSPQGQAPAPVTVPAAPATASLAYRSLTVPQRFISRLAGPSDRQLEDLRRSHGVSIVRVRRTLHIKGERDAVLRCHRHMRDEIAEWRRREAAEAE; encoded by the exons ATGAAGACAAAAGTAGTGAACGAGATGTTCCCTAAAGCCCGCAGCAAAGACATCCGACGCGCCGTGCTCGGCACCTGCGTCGTGCTGGCCGCCGACGGCGGCGCCAGCGGTGGGGCGCGGCCCCGCAAGGTGACCATCACCCTTTGCCGGCGTCGGGGGTGCTGGCGAGCCCTCAGCTCGCGGGGGGTGGCCGTCTTCGCCTTCCCGGAGGCGTCTGGCCCCACCTCCCTCACTGCCccgctggacctggagtacctcttcaggtgcagcgggaaaccagacgccgaagccacgcaggtcaagatctgtgtggcgtaccgccgcggtgcaactcgcaaggcccgcgttagcctcgaagagttcctggaggcGCTGCTGGATGGAGGCCGACCTGGCAGCTTCTTCCTGTACATCTACGATGACAAGGTCGGTCTTCAGCTGGCCAGTCAGCAATTCCAGGGCCTTCCCACAACATGGCCACTGGAACAGAAGCCCGGCAAGGGAAAGATGGCCATGCATACTGATGGAAACACTGACGCCGCCTACAACGAATGGAAGCTTTACctggaaaaggtgtttgcggtggaagacgatgaagagaacaCCGACAACGATGAAGACACCCACAACGAACAGAAAGTTTACctggaaaaggtgtttgcggtggaagacgatgaagagaacaCCGACAACGATGAAGACACCCACAACGAACAGAAAGTTTACctggaaaaggtgtttgcggtggaagacgatgaagagaacaCCGACAACGATGAAGAGAACACCGACAacgatgaagacacctacaacgaatggaaagtttacctggaaaaggtgtttgcggtggaagacgatgaagagaacaccgacaacgatgaagacacctacaacgaatggaaagtttacctggaaaaggtgtttgcggtggaagatcaTGAAGAACACACCgacaatgatgaagacacctacaacgaatggaaggATTATCTAGAGAAGGTGTTTTCGGTGGAAGATGACGTAGGAGACACCGACAATGACGATGGCACCCACAGTGAAGGGAAAGGTCTCCCGAATAAGCTGTCTGCAGTGGAAGAAGATGACTTTGACGAAGCGGCGCACGAGGTTAGGGATGCCTGTGATGTCGCTGCCGGAGAAGAAGAGCAAgtctctgatgttcctgccgcagaagaggagccAGCCtgtgatgttcctgccgcagaagaggagcaaGCTTCTGATGTTGCTGCCGCAGAACAG gtggaagcctctgatgttcctgccgcagaagaggagcaaGCTTCTGATGTTGCTGCCGCAGAACAGGtgcaagcctctgatgttcctgccgcagaacaggtgcaagcctctgatgttcctgccgcagaagaggagcaaGCCTCTGATGTTGCTGCCGCAGAACAGAtgcaagcctctgatgttcctgccgcagaagaggagcaaGCCTGTGATGTCGCTGCAACAGAAGAGGAGCAAGCCCCTGATGTCGCTGCGACACAAGAGGAGGCACCCCAGCACGCAGAAGCCTCTCGGGGCGGTACAAGTGCCACAGACAGGGAGGTTTCCCCTCAGGGCCAGGCCCCAGCACCAGTGaccgtccctgccgcccccgccacAGCGTCCCTCGCCTACCGCAGCCTCACCGTGCCTCAGAGATTCATCTCCCGCCTCGCAGGACCCAGTGACCGCCAGCTGGAGGACCTGCGGCGGAGCCACGGCGTCAGCATCGTGCGGGTCAGGCGAACCCTGCACATCAAGGGCGAGAGGGACGCCGTCCTGCGGTGCCACCGCCACATGCGAGAcgagatcgccgagtggcggaggcgCGAGGCCGCTGAGGCTGAGTAA